Proteins encoded in a region of the Oscillospiraceae bacterium MB24-C1 genome:
- a CDS encoding acyltransferase, with amino-acid sequence MKPKIEQFNLLRISMAFFILIFHLVLHFKVVFPEGMGLNSFFRMGNILMVGFFMLSGFVLYYTYHDKEILNRSSLKNFYIKRFIGIYPVYLFFVIYIYVTKYGFFKTPLQTYLALPLELLGLQSLFPQFANNLGNGGSWFVSVIFLLYLIFPFLCFYIRNILKKANFALLFLYLISVYFSVLQAQFGIYLFFNPINRIPEFLIGMILAKIYIENQKREKKFKNYRIIITIALYYVAINYLYNLTLFEWLKFSKSPIYFNVINIPALALIIYQLAYIDNKFIISISKNKSIQYLSDLTFTFYVTQSIALRLGRYVRAKAYFGTTNTSYFKFFIIVFISNLIFAVITHELLEKPSKKYFNELFKRSISNSHASVHNN; translated from the coding sequence ATGAAGCCTAAAATTGAGCAATTTAACTTGTTACGAATATCTATGGCATTTTTCATTCTAATATTTCATTTGGTCTTACATTTCAAAGTCGTCTTTCCTGAAGGAATGGGATTAAATTCTTTTTTTCGTATGGGCAATATACTAATGGTTGGATTTTTTATGTTATCAGGGTTTGTGTTATATTATACTTATCATGATAAAGAGATATTAAATAGATCATCACTAAAAAATTTTTATATAAAGCGTTTTATCGGAATTTATCCTGTTTATCTATTTTTTGTTATTTATATTTATGTAACGAAGTATGGCTTTTTTAAAACACCATTACAAACATACTTGGCTCTCCCTTTAGAATTATTGGGACTTCAAAGCTTATTTCCTCAGTTTGCCAATAATCTTGGAAATGGAGGTTCTTGGTTTGTATCGGTCATTTTTTTATTATACTTAATATTCCCTTTTCTGTGTTTTTATATTAGGAATATTTTAAAGAAGGCTAATTTTGCTCTATTGTTTTTATATTTAATCTCTGTCTATTTTTCTGTGCTACAAGCGCAATTCGGAATTTATTTGTTTTTCAACCCAATTAATAGGATTCCGGAATTTTTAATAGGGATGATATTGGCAAAGATTTATATTGAGAATCAAAAAAGAGAGAAAAAATTCAAAAATTATAGAATTATTATTACAATTGCATTATATTATGTTGCAATAAATTATTTATATAATTTAACTTTATTCGAATGGTTGAAATTTAGTAAAAGCCCTATTTATTTTAATGTTATAAATATCCCTGCTCTTGCGTTAATTATCTATCAACTGGCCTATATTGATAACAAATTTATAATATCTATATCGAAAAATAAAAGCATTCAATATTTAAGTGATTTGACCTTCACATTTTATGTCACGCAGTCAATTGCATTGCGCTTGGGCAGATACGTAAGAGCGAAAGCATATTTTGGCACTACAAATACTTCTTATTTTAAATTTTTTATAATTGTTTTTATTTCTAATTTAATTTTTGCTGTTATTACTCACGAGTTGCTGGAGAAACCATCAAAAAAATATTTTAATGAATTGTTTAAAAGGTCTATCTCTAATAGTCATGCATCAGTTCATAACAATTAA